A portion of the Phyllopteryx taeniolatus isolate TA_2022b chromosome 15, UOR_Ptae_1.2, whole genome shotgun sequence genome contains these proteins:
- the LOC133465102 gene encoding hornerin-like → MTINRYICGHGHRDHSHRHRGRWGYHRGHKDHVHRWGHRGCYKGQGHKGQGHRWGHKGQGHRWGHKGQGHRWGHKGQGHRWGHKGQGHRWGHKGQGHRWGHKGVKATATGATATGAAGATGAMAATEGNKGHRWGHKGQGHRWGHKGQGHRWGHKCQGHKGQGHRLGHQGYGHRGVHKVHRWGHKGQRRGHKGHGHRWGHNCSPLEAPSQSLNKTPPVSTQRTTNSPASALAIRSTSPFKTTPSPSLSTTTTMTANGHVCGYGQVHRGQGDRGHRHRGRWGHRGHGRHRGHKGHVHRWSHRGCPSDAPSKSSPVSTPKTTNSLIPTLALWSATSPSENATPSPFLTTTSPKTMCGRTGGQGNKGHRWAHKGHRWAHKGHRWGHKAHGHRWGHKAHGHRWAHKGCLSDSPSQSLTTTSPVSTPKTNSLIPTFALWSATSPSGNENPSPFLTTTSPMTMYGRTGGQERKGHRWGRKGQGHRWGPKGQGHRWGRKGQGHRWGRKGQGHKGQGHRWGHKGMPSDAPTQSLTTTSPVSTLRQTNRLASAPAIKSTSPSKTTPSPSLTTTTMTTNGHICGYGHVHRGQGFSDRGHRHRGRWGHRGHGRHRGHKGHVHRWSHRGCPSDAPSKSSPVSTPKTNSLIPTLAIWSATSPSGNATPSPFLTTTSPKTMCGRTGGQGNKGHRWAHKGHRWAHKGHRWGHKGHGHRWAHKGHGHRWAHKGHGHRWAHKGCPSDAPSKSSPVSTPKTNSLIPTLAIWSATSPSGNANPSQFLTTTSPMTMYGRTGGQEHKAHRWGHKGQAHRWGHKGQAHRWGHKGQAHRWGHKGMPSDAPSQSLTTTSPVSTLRTTNRLASAPAIRSTSPSKTTPSPSLTTTTMTTNGHICGHGHDHRGQGHRDRGHRHRGRWGHRSHGRHRGHKGHVHRWSHRGCPSDVPSKSSPVSTLKTTNSLPPTLALWSATSPSENATPSPFLTTTSPKTMCDRTGGQGNKGHRWAHKGHRWAHKGHRWGHKGHGHRWAHKGHGHRWAHKGHGHRWAHKGCPSDAPSQSLTTSPVSTPKTNSLIPTLAIWSATSPSGNATPSSFLTTTSPMTMYGRTGGQEHKAHRWGHKGQAHRWGHKGHKGHKGQAHRWGHKGRGPPLGPQGNAFRCSLPIADYNFSSLNTENNQSSGFSPCYQEHKGHRWGHKGHGHRWATRAMATAGATRAMATAGATRAMANAGATMAMATAGLTRKCKSFAISDHYFSNDDVRSNWWAGTQGPPLGPQGPRPPLGPQGPGPQGPGPQGPGPQGPGPQGPGPPLGPQGPGPPLGPQGAGPPLGPQGNAFRRSLPIADYNFYSLNTENNLSSGFSPCYQGNKGHRWAHKGHRWAHKGHRWAHKGHRWGHKGHGHRWAHKGHGHRWAHKGHGHRWAHKGCLSDAPSQSLTTTSPVSTPKTNSLIPTLALWSETSPSGNATPLLFLTTTSPMMMYGRTGGQEHKGLGHRWGHKGLGHRGVHKVNRWGHKGQSRGHKGQGHRWGHKGQGHRWGHKGQGHRWGHKGQGHRWAHNGSPSDAPSQSLTTTSPVSTLRTTNRLPSAPAIRSTSSKTTPSPSLTTTTMTTNSHICGQGHGHRHRGRWGHRGLGRHRGHKGHAHRWSHRGCPSDAPSKSSPVSTPKTTNSLMRTLALWSATSPSENATPSPFLTTTSPKTMCGRTGRQGNKGHRWAHKGHRWGHKGHGHRWAHKGHGHRWAHKGHGHRWAHKGHGHRWAHKGCLSDAPSQSLTTTSPVSTPKTNSLIPTFALWSATSPSGNANPSTFLTTTSPMTMYGRNGGQEYKGHRRGHKGQGHRRGHKGQGHRWGHKGQGHKGQGQRWGHKGSPSDAPSQSLTTTSPVSALRTTNRLASAPAIRSTSPSKTTPSPSLTTTTMTTNGHICGHGHDHRGQGHRYRGHRHRGRWGHRSHGRHRGHKGHVHRWSHRGCPSDTPSKSSPVSTLKTTNSLPPTLALWSATSPSENATPSPFLTTTSPKTICGLTGGQGNKSHRWAHKGHRWGHKGQGHRWGHKGQGHRWAHKGHGHRWAHKGHGHRWAHKGHRWAHKGCLSDAPSQSLTTTSPVSTPKTNSLIPILALWSETSPSGNATPLLFLTTTSPMMMYGRTGGQEHKGLGHRGVHKVHRWGHKGQSRGHKVHGHRWGDKGQGHRWGHKGQGHRWGHKGQGHRWAHKGSPSDAPSQSLTTSPVSTLRTTNRLPSAPAIRGQKGYSRLKGYGHRGGLKNHGHSSSRNGHRQQGGHKGGQRGSDKGGSNNGDYKSNHHEEDDCAAGTNKTNDSVLNNCDKHGHNECSPSKVGADEENGNSHKKDNVQGGSDEGAPDEEDNDVGSHDTEGTNEANDETRQLARPCWLVTWSRHVVPTLRSRVSLDLEVTSPFLFTRHRGDAAELKRAEAAARVTRDPGPRPGPGTGPVPALPPPAR, encoded by the exons atgacaataaatcgTTATATTTGTGGACATGGTCACCGGGATCACAGCCACCGCCACAGGGGCCGCTGGGGCTACCACAGAGGTCACAAGGACCACGTCCACCGCTGGGGCCACAGGGGGTGCTACAAGGGCCAGGGCCACAAGGGCCAGGGCCACCGCTGGGGCCACAAGGGCCAGGGCCACCGCTGGGGCCACAAGGGCCAGGGCCACCGCTGGGGCCACAAGGGCCAGGGCCACCGCTGGGGCCACAAGGGCCAGGGCCACCGCTGGGGCCACAAGGGCCAGGGCCACCGCTGGGGTCACAAGG GGGTCAAGGCCACCGCTACAGGGGCCACCGCCACAGGGGCCGCTGGGGCCACAGGAGCCATGGCCGCCACAGAG GGCAATAAGGGCCACCGCTGGGGCCACAAGGGCCAGGGCCACCGCTGGGGCCACAAGGGCCAGGGCCACCGCTGGGGCCACAAGTGCCAGGGCCACAAGGGGCAGGGCCACCGCTTGGGTCACCAGGGCTACGGCCACCGTGGAGTTCACAAAGTCCACCGCTGGGGTCACAAGGGCCAACGCAGAGGTCACAAAGGTCATGGCCACCGCTGGGGTCACAACTGCAGCCCTTTAGAAGCTCCCTCCCAGTCACTCAACAAAACTCCTCCAGTCTCAACACAGAGAACAACCAATAGTCCGGCTTCAGCCCTTGCTATCAGGTCTACATCTCCTTTCAAAACAACTCCCTCCCCATCTCTgagtactactactacaatgACAGCAAATGGTCATGTTTGTGGTTATGGTCAAGTTCACAGGGGTCAAGGCGACAGAGGCCACCGCCACAGGGGCCGCTGGGGCCACAGGGGCCATGGCCGCCACAGAGGTCACAAGGGCCACGTCCACCGCTGGAGCCACAGGGGCTGCCCTTCAGACGCTCCCTCCAAATCTTCTCCAGTCTCAACACCTAAAACAACCAATAGTCTGATTCCAACCCTTGCTCTTTGGTCTGCAACATCTCCTTCAGAAAATGCAACTCCTTCCCCATTTCTGACCACTACTTCTCCAAAAACAATGTGCGGTCGAACTGGTGGGCAGGGCAACAAGGGCCACCGCTGGGCTCACAAGGGCCACCGCTGGGCTCACAAGGGCCACCGCTGGGGCCACAAGGCCCATGGCCACCGCTGGGGCCACAAGGCCCATGGCCACCGCTGGGCTCACAAGGGCTGCCTTTCAGACTCTCCCTCCCAATCACTCACTACAACTTCTCCAGTCTCAACACCTAAAACCAATAGTCTGATTCCAACCTTTGCTCTTTGGTCTGCAACATCTCCTTCAGGAAATGAAAATCCTTCGCCATTTCTGACCACTACTTCTCCAATGACGATGTACGGTCGAACTGGTGGGCAGGAACGCAAGGGCCACCGCTGGGGCCGCAAGGGCCAGGGCCACCGCTGGGGCCCCAAGGGCCAGGGCCACCGCTGGGGCCGCAAGGGCCAGGGCCACCGCTGGGGCCGCAAGGGCCAGGGCCACAAGGGGCAGGGCCACCGCTGGGGCCACAAGGGAATGCCTTCAGACGCTCCCACCCAATCGCTGACTACAACTTCTCCAGTCTCAACACTGAGACAAACCAATCGTCTGGCTTCAGCCCCTGCTATCAAGTCTACATCTCCTTCCAAAACAACTCCCTCCCCATCTCTGACTACTACTACAATGACAACAAATGGTCATATTTGTGGATATGGTCATGTTCACAGGGGTCAAGGCTTCAGCGACAGAGGCCACCGCCACAGGGGCCGCTGGGGCCACAGGGGCCATGGCCGCCACAGAGGTCACAAGGGCCACGTCCACCGCTGGAGCCACAGGGGCTGCCCTTCAGACGCTCCCTCCAAATCTTCTCCAGTCTCAACACCTAAAACCAACAGTCTGATTCCAACCCTTGCTATTTGGTCTGCAACATCTCCTTCAGGAAATGCAACGCCTTCGCCATTTCTGACCACTACTTCTCCAAAAACAATGTGCGGTCGAACTGGTGGGCAGGGCAACAAGGGCCACCGCTGGGCTCACAAGGGCCACCGCTGGGCTCACAAGGGCCACCGCTGGGGCCACAAGGGCCATGGCCACCGCTGGGCTCACAAGGGCCATGGCCACCGCTGGGCTCACAAGGGCCATGGCCACCGCTGGGCTCACAAGGGTTGCCCTTCAGATGCTCCCTCCAAATCTTCTCCAGTCTCAACACCTAAAACCAACAGTCTGATTCCAACCCTTGCTATTTGGTCTGCAACATCTCCTTCAGGAAATGCAAATCCTTCGCAGTTTCTGACCACTACTTCTCCAATGACGATGTACGGTCGAACTGGTGGGCAGGAACACAAGGCCCACCGCTGGGGCCACAAGGGCCAGGCCCACCGCTGGGGCCACAAGGGCCAGGCCCACCGCTGGGGCCACAAGGGCCAGGCCCACCGCTGGGGCCACAAAGGAATGCCTTCAGATGCTCCCTCCCAATCGCTGACTACAACTTCTCCAGTCTCAACACTGAGAACAACCAATCGTCTGGCTTCAGCCCCTGCTATCAGGTCTACATCTCCTTCCAAAACAACTCCCTCCCCATCCCTGACTACTACTACAATGACAACAAATGGTCATATTTGTGGACATGGTCATGATCACAGGGGTCAAGGCCACCGCGACAGGGGCCACCGCCACAGGGGCCGCTGGGGCCACAGGAGCCATGGCCGCCACAGAGGTCACAAGGGCCACGTCCACCGCTGGAGCCACAGGGGCTGCCCTTCAGACGTTCCCTCGAAATCTTCTCCAGTCTCAACACTTAAAACAACCAATAGTCTGCCTCCAACCCTTGCTCTTTGGTCTGCAACATCTCCTTCAGAAAATGCAACTCCTTCCCCATTTCTGACCACTACTTCTCCAAAAACAATGTGCGATCGAACTGGTGGGCAGGGCAACAAGGGCCACCGCTGGGCTCACAAGGGCCACCGCTGGGCTCACAAGGGCCACCGCTGGGGCCACAAGGGCCATGGCCACCGCTGGGCTCACAAGGGCCATGGCCACCGCTGGGCTCACAAGGGCCATGGCCACCGCTGGGCTCACAAGGGTTGCCCTTCAGATGCTCCCTCCCAATCACTTACAACTTCTCCAGTCTCAACACCTAAAACCAACAGTCTGATTCCAACCCTTGCTATTTGGTCTGCAACATCTCCTTCAGGAAATGCAACGCCTTCGTCATTTCTGACCACTACTTCTCCAATGACGATGTACGGTCGAACTGGTGGGCAGGAACACAAGGCCCACCGCTGGGGCCACAAGGGCCAGGCCCACCGCTGGGGCCACAAGGGCCACAAGGGCCACAAGGGCCAGGCCCACCGCTGGGGCCACAAGGGCCGGGGGCCACCGCTGGGGCCACAAGGGAATGCCTTCAGATGCTCCCTCCCAATCGCTGACTACAACTTCTCCAGTCTCAACACTGAGAACAACCAATCGTCTGGCTTCAGCCCCTGCTATCAG GAACACAAGGGCCACCGCTGGGGCCACAAGGGCCATGGCCACCGCTGGGCCACAAGGGCCATGGCCACCGCTGGGGCCACAAGGGCCATGGCCACCGCTGGGGCCACAAGGGCCATGGCCAACGCTGGGGCCACAATGGCCATGGCCACCGCTGGGCTCACAAG GAAATGCAAATCCTTCGCCATTTCTGACCACTACTTCTCCAATGACGATGTACGGTCGAACTGGTGGGCAGGAACACAAGGGCCACCGCTGGGGCCACAAGGGCCACGGCCACCGCTGGGGCCACAAGGGCCGGGGCCACAAGGGCCGGGGCCACAAGGGCCGGGGCCACAAGGGCCGGGGCCACAAGGGCCAGGCCCACCGCTGGGGCCACAAGGGCCAGGCCCACCGCTGGGGCCACAAGGGGCAGGGCCACCGCTGGGGCCACAAGGGAATGCCTTCAGACGCTCCCTCCCAATCGCTGACTACAACTTCTACAGTCTCAACACTGAGAACAACCTATCGTCTGGCTTCAGCCCCTGCTATCAG GGCAACAAGGGCCACCGCTGGGCTCACAAGGGCCACCGCTGGGCTCACAAGGGCCACCGCTGGGCTCACAAGGGCCACCGCTGGGGCCACAAGGGCCACGGCCACCGCTGGGCTCACAAGGGCCACGGCCACCGCTGGGCTCACAAGGGCCATGGCCACCGCTGGGCTCACAAGGGCTGCCTTTCAGATGCTCCCTCCCAATCACTCACTACAACTTCTCCAGTCTCAACACCTAAAACCAATAGTTTGATTCCAACCCTTGCTCTTTGGTCAGAAACATCTCCTTCAGGAAATGCAACTCCTTTGCTATTTCTGACCACTACTTCTCCAATGATGATGTACGGTCGAACTGGTGGGCAGGAACACAAGGGCCTCGGCCACCGCTGGGGCCACAAGGGCCTCGGCCACCGTGGAGTTCACAAAGTAAACCGCTGGGGTCACAAGGGCCAAAGCAGAGGTCACAAGGGCCAGGGCCACCGCTGGGGTCACAAGGGCCAGGGCCACCGCTGGGGTCACAAGGGCCAGGGCCACCGCTGGGGTCACAAGGGCCAGGGCCACCGCTGGGCCCACAATGGAAGCCCTTCAGACGCTCCCTCCCAATCGCTGACAACAACTTCTCCAGTCTCAACACTGAGAACAACCAATCGTCTGCCTTCAGCCCCTGCAATCAGGTCTACATCTTCCAAAACAACTCCCTCCCCATCTCTGACTACTACTACAATGACAACAAATAGTCATATTTGTGGACAGGGTCACGGCCACCGCCACAGGGGCCGCTGGGGCCACAGGGGCCTTGGCCGCCACAGAGGTCACAAGGGCCACGCCCACCGCTGGAGCCACAGGGGCTGCCCTTCAGATGCTCCCTCCAAATCTTCTCCAGTCTCAACACCTAAAACAACCAATAGTCTGATGCGAACCCTTGCTCTTTGGTCTGCAACGTCTCCTTCAGAAAATGCAACTCCTTCCCCATTTCTGACCACTACTTCTCCAAAAACAATGTGCGGTCGAACTGGTAGGCAGGGCAACAAGGGCCACCGCTGGGCTCACAAGGGCCACCGCTGGGGCCACAAGGGCCATGGCCACCGCTGGGCTCACAAGGGCCATGGCCACCGCTGGGCTCACAAGGGCCATGGCCACCGCTGGGCTCACAAGGGCCATGGCCACCGCTGGGCTCACAAGGGCTGCCTTTCAGATGCTCCCTCCCAATCACTCACTACAACTTCTCCAGTCTCAACACCTAAAACCAATAGTCTGATTCCAACCTTTGCTCTTTGGTCTGCAACATCTCCTTCAGGAAATGCAAATCCTTCGACATTTCTGACCACTACTTCTCCAATGACGATGTACGGTCGAAATGGTGGGCAAGAATACAAGGGCCACCGCCGGGGCCACAAGGGCCAGGGCCACCGCCGGGGCCACAAGGGCCAGGGCCACCGCTGGGGCCATAAAGGCCAGGGCCACAAGGGCCAGGGCCAGCGCTGGGGCCACAAGGGAAGCCCTTCAGATGCGCCCTCCCAATCGCTGACTACAACTTCTCCAGTCTCAGCACTGAGAACAACCAATCGTCTGGCTTCAGCCCCTGCTATCAGGTCTACATCTCCTTCCAAAACAACTCCCTCCCCATCCCTGACTACTACTACAATGACAACAAATGGTCACATTTGTGGACATGGTCATGATCACAGGGGTCAAGGCCACCGCTACAGGGGCCACCGCCACAGGGGCCGCTGGGGCCACAGGAGCCATGGCCGCCACAGAGGTCACAAGGGCCACGTCCACCGCTGGAGCCACAGGGGCTGCCCTTCAGACACTCCCTCGAAATCTTCTCCAGTCTCAACACTTAAAACAACCAATAGTCTGCCTCCAACCCTTGCTCTTTGGTCTGCAACATCTCCTTCAGAAAATGCAACTCCTTCCCCATTTCTGACCACTACTTCTCCAAAAACAATCTGCGGTCTAACTGGTGGGCAAGGCAACAAGAGCCACCGCTGGGCTCACAAGGGCCACCGCTGGGGCCACAAGGGGCAGGGCCACCGCTGGGGCCACAAGGGGCAGGGCCACCGCTGGGCTCACAAGGGGCATGGCCACCGCTGGGCTCACAAGGGGCATGGCCACCGCTGGGCTCACAAGGGCCACCGCTGGGCTCACAAGGGCTGCCTTTCAGACGCTCCCTCCCAATCACTCACTACAACTTCTCCAGTCTCAACACCTAAAACCAATAGTTTGATTCCAATCCTTGCTCTTTGGTCTGAAACATCTCCTTCAGGAAATGCAACTCCTTTGCTATTTCTGACCACTACTTCTCCAATGATGATGTACGGTCGAACTGGTGGGCAGGAACACAAGGGCCTCGGCCACCGTGGAGTTCACAAAGTCCACCGCTGGGGTCACAAGGGGCAAAGCAGAGGTCACAAAGTTCATGGCCACCGCTGGGGTGACAAGGGCCAGGGCCACCGCTGGGGTCACAAGGGCCAGGGCCACCGCTGGGGTCACAAGGGCCAGGGCCACCGCTGGGCCCACAAGGGAAGCCCTTCAGACGCTCCCTCCCAATCGCTGACAACTTCTCCAGTCTCAACACTGAGAACAACCAATCGTCTGCCTTCAGCCCCTGCAATCAG
- the LOC133489910 gene encoding mucin-2-like: MATPSKNSVLAPTTAIRSSPPSGTTILSTPLTPLSATTASNQTTTSPVPAAPGTTISQSQATSIWLSSTGINISAPASTTHPVSVTPERSSSLSSTTPIKSTSSSSATTTHSQTHMSTSPMSVTMGTTYAGRGTFGITTSLASTNAKRFTNSASGTTVPSQALTISQGTTTLGTTSLGIVTPEKTSMAATVGTSGRSQTAAVLSTPPLETAANQALMTTLVSAPGVTSPVTASIVMSSQAPTTDIRSTTSLVGATSSQTLTASPVSETPGRSPPLSVTLKTTSRLTPTTTVRSTISPSGTPVSSPAHMTSHMSATSGTTPTTATLEATISLTRLSEILSTGYLGNDSFSSSVYFSTDSNT; this comes from the coding sequence ATGGCAACACCTAGTAAAAACAGTGTTCTGGCTCCCACTACTGCAATCAGGTCTTCACCGCCCTCAGGAACAACAATACTCTCTACACCTCTGACTCCACTATCTGCAACAACTGCTTCCAATCAAACTACAACTTCTCCTGTGCCAGCAGCTCCTGGAACAACCATAAGTCAGTCTCAAGCCACTTCAATCTGGTTATCCTCTACAGGAATAAATATTTCCGCTCCAGCTTCTACGACACATCCCGTGTCAGTAACACCTGAAAGAAGCAGTAGTCTGTCTTCAACCACTCCAATCAAGTCTACATCATCCTCTTCAGCAACTACAACTCACTCTCAAACGCACATGTCTACTTCTCCAATGTCTGTAACAATGGGAACAACTTATGCAGGGAGGGGAACATTTGGAATAACCACTAGTCTGGCTTCAACCAATGCGAAAAgatttacaaattctgcttcaGGAACAACAGTTCCCTCCCAAGCTCTGACAATTTCCCAAGGGACTACAACACTTGGGACAACTTCTCTAGGGATAGTAACCCCTGAAAAAACGTCAATGGCTGCAACAGTTGGAACAAGTGGTCGAAGTCAAACTGCTGCAGTGCTGTCTACACCACCTTTGGAAACAGCTGCCAACCAAGCTCTGATGACTACTCTAGTGTCAGCACCAGGTGTAACTTCTCCCGTGACAGCAAGCATTGTAATGAGTAGTCAGGCTCCAACCACTGATATCAGGTCTACAACAAGTCTTGTAGGAGCAACTTCATCCCAAACTCTGACTGCTTCTCCAGTGTCTGAAACACCTGGAAGAAGTCCTCCATTGTCGGTAACACTTAAAACAACCAGTCGTCTGACACCCACTACTACTGTCAGATCTACAATATCCCCTTCAggaactccagtttcctctccAGCTCACATGACTTCTCACATGTCAGCAACCTCAGGAACAACTCCCACAACAGCAACACTTGAAGCAACCATTAGTCTGACCCGGTTGAGTGAAATCCTGTCTACCGGTTATCTGGGAAATGAttccttctccagctcagtcTACTTCTCTACTGACAGCAACACCTAA
- the LOC133489902 gene encoding mucin-2-like, whose protein sequence is MIPSPAQSTSLLTATPKKSSQGPTTVIRYTSPSGTTAPSQVPTSSLSATYPITATPEMGSMSPTSTIRSTTLPSGTTITSPAQMTITTSVSFGTNTSLAPTTGIRSSSPSGRTILSTAPVTATVTTDSSVTANRSTTPPSGITITLPAPTASFPVSVSPERTSPVMTILQTASSMTHTSTIKSTSPLRNITLSQTQTTSHVSATPGTTFPVTGMLNTSSEAQTTTVRARASFSETRIPSQPPITTQVSATTYPMAATVGETIILGQNAVVLSTLETTPSQPLTHTVSATSGTTSSLIAAVGAISSLAATTAIKLTQSMTRTTIPFPPLLTTLTVTSVGTYSSQAPSTAISSTSLSGTITPSKTPTTSCSVSAAGTTFTGTATLGTSSLPPPTAIRSTRAPLGTTAPRTSITQPVSATPERTSSPVPCTTVRSTTPPLLSTIPTSTTVTTQGSALIGTTSNLAPTTVILSTPSPSGTTIPFTDPTMFSPVSATPVTTTCHTPTIAVKSTSPSGMTTHATAQTITSSVSTLETTMGLTPQLQACLRSIWK, encoded by the coding sequence ATGAttccttctccagctcagtcTACTTCTCTACTGACAGCAACACCTAAAAAGAGTAGTCAGGGTCCAACTACTGTCATCAGGTATACATCCCCTTCAGGAACCACAGCCCCCTCCCAAGTACCAACAAGTTCTTTGTCTGCAACTTACCCAATAACAGCAACACCTGAAATGGGTAGCATGTCTCCGACCTCCACAATCAGGTCTACAACACTCCCTTCAGGAACCACAATTACCTCTCCCGCTCAGATGACAATTACTACTTCAGTGTCATTTGGAACAAACACTAGTCTAGCTCCAACCACTGGAATCAGGTCTTCATCCCCTTCAGGAAGGACAATTCTGTCCACTGCTCCAGTGACTGCAACTGTTACAACAGATAGTTCAGTCACAGCAAACAGGTCTACAACTCCCCCTTCAGGAATCACAATTACCTTACCAGCTCCGACAGCTTCTTTCCCAGTGTCTGTATCACCTGAAAGAACTTCTCCAGTGATGACAATACTTCAAACAGCCAGTAGTATGACTCACACCTCCACAATCAAGTCTACATCCCCCTTACGTAATATAACTCTCTCCCAAACTCAGACAACTTCTCATGTGTCTGCAACACCAGGAACGACTTTTCCCGTGACAGGAATGCTGAACACGAGTAGTGAGGCTCAAACCACCACAGTCAGGGCTAGAGCATCCTTTTCAGAAACCAGAATTCCCTCCCAGCCTCCAATAACTACTCAAGTTTCGGCAACAACTTATCCAATGGCTGCAACAGTTGGAGAAACCATAATTCTCGGCCAAAATGCTGTAGTCCTCTCTACATTGGAAACAACTCCCAGCCAACCTCTGACTCACACAGTGTCAGCAACATCAGGAACAACTTCTTCACTAATAGCAGCAGTAGGAGCTATCAGTAGTCTGGCTGCAACCACTGCAATCAAGTTGACACAGTCCATGACTAGAACCACCATTCCCTTCCCACCTCTGTTGACAACTTTGACAGTGACAAGCGTGGGAACATATAGTAGTCAGGCTCCAAGCACTGCAATCAGTTCTACATCCCTTTCAGGAACAATAACTCCCTCCAAAACACCAACAACGTCATGTTCTGTGTCAGCAGCTGGAACAACTTTTACGGGGACAGCAACACTTGGAACAAGTAGTCTGCCTCCACCCACTGCAATTAGGTCTACAAGAGCTCCTTTAGGAACCACAGCTCCCCGAACTTCGATTACTCAGCCAGTGTCGGCAACCCCTGAAAGGACTAGTAGTCCGGTTCCATGCACCACAGTCAGATCGACAACGCCCCCTTTACTATCCACAATTCCCACCTCCACTACAGTAACTACTCAAGGGTCAGCATTAATTGGAACAACCAGTAATTTGGCTCCAACCACTGTAATCTTGTCAACACCATCCCCTTCAGGAACCACAATTCCTTTTACTGATCCAACAATGTTTTCTCCAGTGTCAGCAACACCTGTAACAACTACTTGTCACACTCCAACCATAGCAGTCAAGTCGACATCTCCTTCCGGAATGACAACTCACGCCACAGCTCAGACTATTACTTCGTCAGTGTCAACACTTGAAACAACCATGGGTCTGACTCCACAACTGCAAGCCTGTCTACGTTCTATTTGGAAATGA